The genomic DNA CCGGATACCTGGTCAAGCAGGACTATGCCGAAGGTTCATTCGTCCATAAAGACGATGTGCTGTTTGAAATCGATCCGAGACCGTTCCAGGCCGCTCTCGATCAGTCGAAAGCCCAGCTCGCGCAAGCCCGCGGCCAGGTGGCGCAGGCTCAGGCAGCGCTGGCGCTGGCGGAAATCAATGTGAAGCGGGATACGCCGCTCGCTGCTGCCCGAGCGATCGCTCAAAGCCAACTGGACAATGACGTCCAGGCCAAAGCTCAGGCGGAAGCGCAGTCCAGGACGGCCGAAGGCTCCGTCCAGGCCGCGGAGGCCTCCATCGAGCAGGGCGAACTGAATCTAGGCTTTACGAGGGTGAAATCCCTGATCGATGGCATCGCCGGGATTGCGGCAACGCAGATCGGAAACCTTGTCGGCCCGACCACGATTTTAACGACTGTTTCCCAGGTCAACCCGATCAAGGTGTACTTCCCGATCAGCGAACAGGAATATCTGCAGCTGGCGAAAGGAAACCAGGCCGGGTCCGGCCTCCTTCGACAAAATGTTCCCAGCCGGCTGCAGCTGATACTCTCCAATGGCGACACATATCCGAGCCAGGGGACCTCCGCGTTTGCAGACCGGCAGGTCGATTCACAGACCGGAACGATCCGGATGGTGGGCGTTTTTCCGAACCCCGGCAATATTCTCCGTCCTGGCCAGTTCGGCCGGATACGCTCCCTGATCGGTTTCCACAAGTCCGCGCTGCTGGTCCCGCAGCGTGCGGTGACTGAACTCCAGGGCCGCTATCAGATCGCCGTCGTCGGCCCGGAGAATAAAGTCAGCATCCGCAACGTCGGCGTCGGCGATCGGGTTGGAACT from Terriglobia bacterium includes the following:
- a CDS encoding efflux RND transporter periplasmic adaptor subunit gives rise to the protein MNPVCNAARSGLLFSALVMLILDGCSTKAANSSAPPPTKVGVVEVIQKDVPVYGDWVATLDGNVNANIQPQVSGYLVKQDYAEGSFVHKDDVLFEIDPRPFQAALDQSKAQLAQARGQVAQAQAALALAEINVKRDTPLAAARAIAQSQLDNDVQAKAQAEAQSRTAEGSVQAAEASIEQGELNLGFTRVKSLIDGIAGIAATQIGNLVGPTTILTTVSQVNPIKVYFPISEQEYLQLAKGNQAGSGLLRQNVPSRLQLILSNGDTYPSQGTSAFADRQVDSQTGTIRMVGVFPNPGNILRPGQFGRIRSLIGFHKSALLVPQRAVTELQGRYQIAVVGPENKVSIRNVGVGDRVGTLWVVTSGLMAGDKVVSEGTAKVREGMDVNPAPDTSDSGNAGGGGGQ